CGTATTATGCACGGTTAGAATAAGAGTAATTTGTCAGCATATATTAGTCTTTTTCATATTTCatatctcatttttcttttttaaatacataagtatatcatttatttaagtttttttttcctaatccTAGGTACATTGtaattctctcttttttttattctaatttgTTATGGTTTATTGAATCAATAAaccaaaatcattttaatcttccagatttatatatgaaaatataaaatacaaaagttttgagttaatttcttaatcaattttttaaaactattttatatcaattttttattttgttatataaaaaataaccataatcataaaaaaaaactttgtcaACATAAATCTTAATGATAGAAAAGttacaattgacttttattaattattttaatctcattaaaaataattaaatgtcaaattaatacattagttatttttgaaaaaaatcacgattgacttttgttaattattttaaaatcatcAATAAATAATATTGCATTAAaaactattaaatgcaatattaatacagtaattatatttgaaaatatgaaattatttaatatttaaattactaaaaaatcaaaaaatataaatatgacatctaCCTagctactaattatagtatgagagatAAAACTTATGAAGAAATACACATAATAAGGGGGCGACACTTGTTGGAGTTGccacttttttgttttgaaaatagTACTCACTCTGTTTCAATATAACTTATATAAGTATCCACTTAGAAAAgatgcacacatattaagaaatgtaattaattttgttaactttttaaGGCATATAacttgtttctctattttaccctttacaATGTACttttatctttcctcatttatttttttcataggGGCATTGTAtgtaaaaacatcaattaatgctccattggaattctaagtggacagttattgtgaaacaatttttttctctttaagtGCACAATTATTATGAAACAAAAAGAGTATATAGTATATGATTCAATTATAAAGAGATTTTTACTTTCCTAATTCTTCaatcaatattaaataaatatgatACTTTTATATAAATTGTTATTAAAtttgtatatattattattttggttGCTGCCATTCCCTTAGTAAAACTCGAGAGTTCTCCCTGTCTGTGTAGTAGAGTACGACTATGTGCACGATGGAGCTGTTGGAGCAGGTGGAGTTGTTGGAGCACGATAGGGGTATCTGTAAAAGACATTCTGATACCCAAGTCAGTGAGAGATCAAGAAGAAAATCTTAAGTCTTAGAAGAACTTAGAGCTTGTAAGAATGATGAGCGTGTTAAGTAAACGAATGACCATACTTATATTTATAGGCTCGGGGTGCGTTGTCATTGCCTTTGCAGGTCAAAAAGGAGTCTTTATGAAAGAACTTCCGAGCGCAAGGTTCGCTCCAAACTAACTTGCTATAATGTTGTATCTCGGTCGTGGTATGAGCGCTTGGACACTAGCTAGCTGGGATGAGATGTTTCTTTACTAAGTCATCCGGCCCGACCTTATGGAATTTGCTTAAATGCAAGTCTTTTGGGTTGGCTGCAATGATATTCAATCTTTGGGGTTAGTTGCAGGCTGGAACAGAAGACCCCCCAAAGCAAGAATTTGTGTCATCCTACATGAAAACACTTTTTATCCTAAAAAGGCTTCCAAGTACCTTAATGCATTGAGGATATGAAAAATCTTAGCCTCCAACTCGATGAATTtgaggaggagaagaggagaTTGACCTATTATATTGAAACTTTCCGATTCGAGACTACCACCCTTAAATCTTTTGTGGATGAGATCAAAACCAAATTCTCCCTAGCCAAGGAGAAAGCCAATACTCTCACCAACTCTTTGAAGGAGAGTGAGGCTTTACTATCTCGCATCCATCTGGAATGGGATGCTCAATAGGAGGAGCTTTCCAACCTCTCTATTGAAAATAAGGAGACCCATTCCCTTATTTAATCCAAGAAGGAAAATAAATCTAGGCAGAATACACTAAAATCTTAGTGATAGCATTATCATTATTGATAATGTTATCGCTGATAGGTTTTTTATGGCCTTTCAGAATGTTGATGTTCAACTTTATGTAATGAATCCCAGCCTGAAGATCGAAGGAGTTGCTAGAAATATGGTTGTCTGAGATGGAATGATTGGTGAGTTGAGGAATGGAGTATTCATTTCTTGCCTTGATGTCCTCAAGAACCCTTAGTAATATAATTGTCACGAGCAAGAGTGCTTGCAACACGCGCAATTCGTCCAATCCACACAGGAACCCGTCCAACTATCACAACAATAGGTCCCAATACGACATCAACAAAATCTTGAAAGGGAATTGACAATATCTGAATAATAGGAACAATAAAATTTCGAATTAACGTCCACACATTGTGTATCAATTTTTCACCCTCACCGGTATGATGCTCACCAATGTAATCGTTTAGTATTTTGCCTCAAGCGCAAACCCAATGGTGATATGGAAAATTATAAAGCTTGCTTGGTTGAAAAGGGTATGCATGGTTTATTTCTACGATGTCACCCTCTTACTACTCTTAGAGCATACTCTGATGTAGGCCTGTCCAAACGGGCTTGGCCCGAACCGAAACCGCCCAAACCGAGGCCTTTTTGGCAAAACCGGGCGGTCCGGGTCGGGGTTCGGGTGGACCGGGTGAAAAAAAACGGTTTGCAGTGGTTTAAGTCGGTCGGTCACGGTTTGGGCTCAAGCCCGACCGAACCGACCGAACcaactcttaaaaaaaaaaagttacaagCCCAGCCGGCCAACCCAATCCCACAACCCAACCCACATTCACTAACCCTACCATATATATTCAGATATGTACTCTCTCAGAAACCCTAGCCTCACTCAAGCCTCCACTCTCTGATTCTCTCACTAAACCTCCACCACTCTCAAGCATCAGCCGCCACTCCACCACCTCTCATGCCTCAACCCTAGCCTCCACCACCTCTGTATTTCTCTCACTAAGCCTCCACCTCTCTCACTCAAGCCTCAGCCGCCACTCCATCACCTCTCAAGCCTCAACCCTAGCCTCCAAGTCCAACCATCGTGTATCACAGCAAGTCCACACCTCCATGGTtccacctccttctccttctgagGTGGAGGAAGCGATCCCGATCGTCAACGGAGAGATTTCATCGCAGCAAAAGCGATCTCATCGCGGTTGAGGGGTTTCGTTGTCGGTTGCCATGGTTTCATCAATGCTTAAGACGTTGTCGGAGGGATTGCATGCAGCACCATAGTGgtgaagatcttgattgattttGTATTTTGTATTTCTTTCGTGTCTGAGATATATAGATCTGGAATTTTGTACTATCATTTATGTTGATTTATCAAGGAAGTCAGGATTTATGTATATTAGATgtgattttatgaatttttgcCTGGAACTCCtcatctcctctctcttttttgtgatttttttcatgGATCAACAACCGTTGTACCCGACAGATCTAACCGTTTAACCGATGAAACCGAACCCGACAAATCCGATGGTGATGGGCGGACGGCGGCGGGCTTTGGTTTGGCGTAATTTCAACCGACCAAAACCGACGTTTTGGCCCGTATCCGACCGAACCCGTCCGGTGGACACCCCTACTCTGATGCATATTGGGTCGGGAACCCCACTGATCGCATGTCTACTTCTCCCTCGACACCCACTTTGTCCGAGACATAGCTGAAAATGGTTTCATCATTATCTCACACATCAATATGATGAATCAACTTGTCGACACTACAATTATGAGGGGGTGTATAACGGGAAACATGTCTTTCTAGTCTGAGAAGATTTGATTGTATTAGAATGGATATTCAATTACATTAAATCCTCTCTAATAAAGGAACATATatatcaacatcaaatctcaCTCATATTCTTCTAATTTAACTGTAATTAAATAGTCACTGATTGTATCATTTAATTTATTAACTTTTTACCTAGAATAGCGCAAGCTAATTTAGGGTCGTGTACAGACATTTTGGGGCCTAAGACGAAAAATGTTAAAGGGTTTTTTTTACaagaattatattttttataaataaactctaaagtctaaaatatattttataaaaggattattaattaatagaaGTACAGAACAATAGAACCTGTAAACGGGCAGAGTCACAGAGAGCCAGAGATTTTGTTGTTAAGAAGATCATTTGGTTCGAAGCCTTTGGTCTTCAAGAGAATAGAGATGAAGGGAAAGAGGTgaggatttttattttttttataaaccagGAGCAGAAACGTAAACGTCTAAACCATTGAGAGAGTGAAAGATTGAGAGAGAATTGGAATATATTAAGGGATTAAGGAATTTAAtttttagaataaataaatattttaaattatattaatgaTGATATTGAATAGTTTTAAAAGAGACGATAATAttcatttaactttttttttgttacaaagagGGGAAAATAAAGTCCAACACCAAGCTAATGAGGATCCACCAGAGGATCAACAGTAGGACAACTATCTTGTCTCAAATGGAGTGACATTCTCCAAAGGGGGTATTAAAGTAATGCAGACCAAGGTGCAAATCCAGAGTTGTTTTAGCCAAGTAATCCGCCAAAGAATTGGAAGCTCTCGGCGTGTGCTGGAAAACAATGGCCCCATGGGCTTGCTGCATCTACAGAATACTAGAGGCCACGTGCTCATATAAATGAGATTGAGACAAATGCAGCTTCTAGGGAGTTGGATTCAACAATAACCTGGGGCAATCAgatttaacatttatttttaattgactAATTTTTAggaaagagaaaagattcttatttattttggtacccactagggtgggcaacttTAAAAATGGTCCACCGATGCACCATTATCATATGCCattagatctgagaatcttaGAATATTCTTTTATTGGATGGTTAGGATTAAATGATGAACAAAAggataaaaatgtaaatttagaacccttcttcatcttccacaACCCACCCTGTTCTTCATCTTTCCCCCAACCCACCCCTGTTCATCAAAGAACTTCTGGTTCAATCTATTCATTACACACAAATGCAAAGCTCTGTGGTTAAATTAACAACaaacaatgatgatgatgatgtctaGCAACATCTGCAGATCGATTAACCTCACCCCAACCAATTGCAACCTCAACCCCACCCAGAAACTCACCCCCACAAACCCCATTCAGAAccaaagagaagatgaagaagcagaAAACATAGGTGCGAGAAGGAGAGCGATGGAGTGAGAGGAGAAGATTCATCGTGGGTGGTGCGATGGCTACAGATCCATGGTATGAGGCACAAATCTGAAGATCTGGGATGATTTTTAGGTTTTGGGGTTGGTTCCATGGGGTTTTTGGTCGCTGGGTTTTGGGTTCAAAAAGATGAAAAAATCAGAACCCAAAAGCCTCTTGATCATGAAAGGGAAAATCAGATTGGGTCTCTGGGTTTTGGGTAAAGTATCAAGAAACTCTTTGAAGTTTTGAACCTTGAATCTACCCTTGCCGTGAGCTATGTGCTCTTTCCTCCACCTCAACAAGTGGTAAAGGCAACCCTGCAAGATGCAATTGCAGATTGGAAGAAAACAAACAGAAGTGAAAAATGTGATTGATAAAGTTTTGtcaaaaggcttaattgcacttttcgtccctgatctataccccttgtgcaattttggCCCCCTTTATTTAAACGAGCAATTTTGGTACACTAAAAATTAGGATGTGACAATTGGGTCCTTCCGTTAATTTTCCGTCTAAATTGGCATATGTGGCATTCATTAATGATGTGTCACTGACACTACTGCCACTAGGATTCAAAATAAGCCTCCACGTAATTAAAAGAAAGGTGgaatattttttatgaaagaaaggtggaaattaaaaaaaaaaggaaattacaATCGGCAGTTCTTCAACCCTCCTTCATCTCTCGACATCACCACCAccccttcttctcttcttcttcttcttcttcttcttcctccagcGCACCACCTCCACTCAATCATCTCATCGCCacactctcttcttcttcttcccactcATCACTCCCTTTTCAACCCCACCGAAAACACTTCCCCACCAACCCAACATCCAAATCTGCCATGGAAGGAGATGAATCAGAACCATCCATATTTTCATTCATCAGCATCGATCCCTCCTTCCCACCTTCACCTTATTCTTCTTTCAACCCACATAGAAACCTTAAATTTCCAAAACCCATAATATTTCCAGAAACCCAAAATTGCAACTCTTTCCAGAAACCCCAAACCCCAAATCGTCCCAAACACCACAATCCATCTCCGTCGCCGCTGGAATTCGTGATTTCTACTATCTGCGACACCTTCaactgggttttctcaaggttGAAGTTTGGTTCTTTGATCTACCTTCATCAAGATTGAAGCTTGGTTCTTTTATCTACTTTCTCAACTGGGTTTCCTCTACTGCCTTCCTCCCTTATCAAAACCCTCAAACACAAGCCTTTTACATTTATGAATCGATCCAAAAAATTGGCATATTGTTATCTTTATCATTCGATTTCTATCAAAAAATTGTAGTTTTAGTGTTCTAGAAGTGGTGTTTTTCTTGTTTAATCAACCCAGACTGTGTTGGATCTGTGATTTTTGATGGATGCAGCTGGGTTTAATGATGCAGGTTGGGTTTTGATGGATAGGGAATGGGAGGGATTCGTTTTTCTATTTATGTGTTTTGCTTGTTGATTTATGGGTAGTAACCAATGGTtatgaagaagaacaagaagtgGGGTTTCAAAgagaatggtggtggtggtaagatGATGGGGATGGTGGGGATGGAAATGATGAAGATGACCATGAGGAACAGGTGAGAGTAGGGATTAGCTGATGAAGATGACGATGAAATAGATgaaaagtttgttttttttttaatttttcctttgTGGTGCAAATAGCAATTCCACATCACTTAATATGTCCAGGTCAGCTAACAGCGTTAGTAATTTGATGAAGAATTGACGGGAAGGACTCAATTGCCACAAATTAATCTTTAGTGTACCAAAATTGCTCCTTTTAAACAAatgggaccaaaattgcacaaatgatatagatcagggacgaaaagtgcaattaagccttgtcaaaaagaaaagaaagatggaAGAATCAGAAACTCTTTGAACTTTGGAACCTTGAATCTTGAAACAAAATAGATGGATGAAGGTGTGAAAGTTTTaggatttaattttttatatatatttatctattgaaaaaattacaaaaatcacccttggtccatgggtggaccaTTTTCATagttgcccaccctagtgggcacgtGGGCACCATTTATTTTGTTTAGATACACTATGAGTTTTTATTTCTAGTCGGTATTTATAATGAAACTAATATATATCAATCATTCAATCTAGTTCTAATATATATGTATCACGCAAGTCCCAATATTTCAATTCCCAATTTCTTATGTTGTCcgtttattttttcaatctatgctatcttttttttttgtcaaatcaaTCTATGCTATCTGTTTGGGTCActctaaacaaaaataaaatttggccTTTTTTCTTCCAGGGCCTTAGGCATGCTGCCTTATCTGCCTAAAGGCCTCCACGGCTCTGAGCTAATTAAGGAAATAATTTTCTACTCCTATTATAAATGTACATTTCTTGTTAATAGAAAGTATCAACTACACAAATATTCTATTCAGTTCACTAACTTGCTCGACGTTTATATTTTCAAAGACGAAATTGAGCAttcacaaaataaataaaaaacttttaTGTGAATATGATATTCAACTCATTGGTCTTTCCCAAGATTGCAAACACCAATCATGCCTAGTCCACCGGTGACTTATTGAGGAATTAGCGTCAAGCTTCTTAAACTGCTTCCAATCACGGAGGGCAGCCCTTAGATCCGCCACTTTAGCAGGAATGGTTCGACAACAGTTGGCATGAACGGTGGTCACTACCCGAAAATCTTTGCTATCTTGACAAAACCCACTGAAATAGAGGGTGTTTAAGAACCTAACCTTAAGCCCCAAGCGTCCAATTACACCACCTCTAATGAGGTTAAGAAGCACATCTTGCTCTTTTAGTCTTGTGGAATTGTCTTTCATGTTGTACCATGTTTGGAACAAGAAGATTGTCTTGTTGTTTGACCTCACAAAGTAAAATCCAGTGTTGAGTAGATGCTTTTCTGACCATGGATTATTAAGGTATTTGTCTACGCTCATTTGCATGTCTTCAGCCTCACTTTTAATGTTCAACCTTGCAAACGGGTTTCTTAACCACATTACATCAATGTCCTGCAAAAGTGTTCAAGGACTATGTTCCACATCAATGGGTTCATCAACTAAATGAAAGTATATATAAATAA
This portion of the Lotus japonicus ecotype B-129 chromosome 3, LjGifu_v1.2 genome encodes:
- the LOC130743519 gene encoding uncharacterized protein At1g28695-like, encoding MGNKTVIIAVVNKAYVDQDVVSDTTMFDLFLSSFWFGEGTRSLIDHLLIVAVDRTAYDRCRFQWLICFRLETDGVDFEGEKIYMSQDFIKMMWRRTLFTLEVLKRGYNFVFTDIDVMWLRNPFARLNIKSEAEDMQMSVDKYLNNPWSEKHLLNTGFYFVRSNNKTIFLFQTWYNMKDNSTRLKEQDVLLNLIRGGVIGRLGLKVRFLNTLYFSGFCQDSKDFRVVTTVHANCCRTIPAKVADLRAALRDWKQFKKLDANSSISHRWTRHDWCLQSWERPMS